One region of Carcharodon carcharias isolate sCarCar2 chromosome 21, sCarCar2.pri, whole genome shotgun sequence genomic DNA includes:
- the LOC121292952 gene encoding zinc finger protein 239-like: MEGKSTIHSGEKPYTCSVCGRGFSRSSDLSKHRCSHTGEKPWKCRDCGKGFNYPSQLEIHRRIHTGERPFTCSVCKKGFSDSSTLLKHKRIHTGERPFTCSECGKGFTQLSTLQTHQRLHTGERPFTCSECGKGFTHLSSLLTHQQVHTGERLFACTVCEKGFADASTLLKHKRVHTGEKLWKCGNCGQGFNRPSQLEIHRRTHTGERPFTCSECGKGFTQLSTLQTHQRVHTGERPFTCSVCKKGFADSSTLLKHKRIHTGERPFTCTVCGKGFIQSSTLLMHQHVHTGERPFTCSECGKRFTRSSHLLTHQRVHK; this comes from the coding sequence atggaaggaaaaagcaccattcacagtggggagaaaccgtacacgtgttctgtgtgtggacgaggcttcagccgATCATCTGATCTGTCGAAACACAGGTGCAGTCACACTggagagaaaccatggaaatgtagggactgtgggaaggggttCAATTACCCATCCCAGCTGGAAATTCATCGGCgcattcacactggagagaggccattcacatgTTCTGTGTGTAAAAAGGGATTTTCTGATTCTTCCACTCTACTGAAGCAcaagcgaattcacactggggagaggccgtttacctgctctgagtgtgggaagggattcactcagttatccacgCTGCAGACGCACCAACgacttcacactggggagaggccattcacctgctctgagtgtgggaagggattcactcacttATCCAGCCTGTTGACACACCAgcaggttcacactggggagaggctgtttgcctgcactgtgtgtgaaaAGGGATTTGCTGATGCATCCACTCTACTGAAGcacaagcgagttcacactggggagaaactgtggaaatgtgggAACTGTGGGCAAGGATTCAATAGACCATCCCAGCTGGAAATTCATCGACGcactcacactggagagaggccattcacctgctccgagtgtgggaagggtttcactcagttatccaccctgcagacacatcagcgagttcacactggggagagaccgttcacctgctccgtatGTAAAAAGGGATTTGCTGACTCATCCACCCTATTGAAACACaagcgcattcacactggggagaggccgtttacctgcactgtgtgtgggaagggattcattcagtcatCCACACTGCTTATGCACCAGcatgttcacactggggagaggccattcacctgctctgagtgtgggaagagattcactcggtcatcccacctgctgacacaccagcgagttcacaagtaa
- the LOC121293395 gene encoding gastrula zinc finger protein XlCGF49.1-like yields MGEQDLVRISTRAAENWMTSRLQEDGIQHVHTGERPFTCSECGKGFTDSSSLLRHQQVHTEERPFKCPDCGKCFKSSRNLMYHQRVHTDERPFSCSHCGTGFRQSSHLTGHWRLHTEERPFICSECGKGFTTSSTLLIHQRGHTDKRPFKCPDCGKCYIGSGNLMLHQRVHTDEKPFRCSQCGTGFRWSSHLTDHQRIHTGERPFTCSECGKRFIQSSSLLRHQRVHTGERPFTCSECGKGFTRSSHLLRHQRVHK; encoded by the exons atgggtgaacaagacttggtgcgAATAAGCACACGGGCAGCAGAGAATTGGATGACTTCAAGATTACAGGAAGATGGAAT ccagcatgttcacactggggagagaccgttcacctgctccgagtgtgggaagggattcactgattcatccagcctcctgagacaccagcaagttcacactgaagAGAGGCCTTTCAAATGCCCAGACTGTGGAAAGTGTTTTAAAAGTTCCAGGAATCTGATgtaccatcaacgtgttcacactgacgagagacctttcagttgctctcactgtgggactggattcAGGCAATCATCTCATCTCACTGGACACTGgcgacttcacactgaggagaggccattcatctgttctgagtgtgggaagggcttcaccacctcatccaccctgctgatacaccagcgaggtcacacagacaagagaccttttaaatgcccagactgtgggaagtgctataTAGGTTCGGGGAATCTGATGctccatcaacgtgttcacactgatgagaaaccgttcaggtgctctcagtgtgggactgggttcaggtgGTCATCTCACCTCACTGaccaccagcgaattcacactggagagaggccattcacctgctctgagtgtgggaagcgattcattcagtcatccagcctgctgagacaccagcgagttcatactggggagagaccgttcacctgctccgagtgtgggaagggattcactcggtcatcccacctgctgagacatcagcgagttcacaagtaa